From the genome of Salvelinus sp. IW2-2015 unplaced genomic scaffold, ASM291031v2 Un_scaffold3098, whole genome shotgun sequence:
GGGACATACAGAAAAATGACAGGGACTTAGGGACAAAATTACAAGGACTTAGAGACACAATTAGAGGGACTTAGAAACAAAATTACAGGGACTTAGATATAAAATTACAGGGACTTCAAGACAAAATTACAGGGACTTAGAGACACAATTACAGGGACTTAGAGACATTGCAATCCATTCTGATGCAAGATTGATTATCATTGTTTCACCTCTAAAAGCATGAATGATTCATTGCTGCATGTCACCCGAcacctgttctctctgctttgaTTATATCCAGGTGGTTGAGGTTGGGTTTCCTCACACAGTGACAAGAGCACACTGGTATCTTACTTAATGTGATTCTGTCCTGGTTCACAGACATTCACCCCAGTCAAACCCTCTAGGCCTATATAWCTTCAATGGAAGCCTTTCCTTTCCCTAARTGCGAACGCTTGCGTCCCTTCCTCAGTCTACCTGATGGTAAGCTGTTTACTGGTCATTTTCATACTTTATGTCATAAGCTACGGGACCCTCCATGGTGAATCCAAGGTAAAAGGAGACCTCCTCCGTGCTGCATCCACTCCGGACWCCACCAAGGTATACTGGACGCACTGAGATTTTCAGATTGCCTYCRTAGTAAACATAAATGTCAccgttttcagttttccctttgACCCGTAGTAACAGGTTTTGTATCTCAGGATCCCTCCATATTGCTCCACTTTGCCACAGTTGATGYGGGTTTGGGGGTCTATCTTTGGATGAGGCCTTCTTGTGTGAGGTTTTGGGTCCCTCTTTGTACAGSAAMTGATCAAGCYTGCCTTTGTGAATTATTCTCCTCAGTCCTCTTGATTTCCCGAGGTAGAAATGTGCGATGCAACTCTTCGCCRKAAACAYGTGGGAGAAGCGACGATGGAAMGATTTTTTCGATGAAGTGACATACGTGCCAATGTTTTTGRACGTTGTGGTGCTCTCAAGCAGGTTGTCCTTTCTTGGCCACATCAGCAACATTGAGAGGTAGTACAGCTCTGTGCAGTTTGAATGGGTTCCCTCTTCTTGCAGTGCCTCGTTGAGAAGGGAGACCAGCTCCTCGTACCTCTTCAGCAATGTTGAGCTYKGCTTAATGCAGTGAAGAACAATGTTTGCAAGGATGAAATTGATCCGGTCAGCCATGAGTTTCCGTGTAGAATTTTGAACAATGAACTGCCATTTCTTCAGAATTAATTCAATTTGATTCCCATTCTTCTCATTCAGATACTGGAGAAGACCAGCAAATGAATCTGCTCGCTTTTGCTCCAAATAGTTTCGCTGCTCCTCWATCTCCTGCCGGATACTCAGTTTTGGTTKACTGGCCCTTTCAGAGGYCCTCTCTTCTCCCGAGGAACAGAAGATGTGAATGTACTTCTTGAAGTGCCCTGATACTTTTCGTTTGTTTCTGTCCTCTGCTGTCTCCTTCTCAATTGACCTTGGCTTCAGGTATGTGAAGTAGTTCTCAAAAAAACTGAACATCTCCTTCAGCCGTGGCTTCAAAGAGACCAGGAATTTCTCGTGGTCTGCCAGAACAGCAATGAATTGATCATTTGTACTGTTTGTTGTTTCATGAAAATCMCTCACTGGCAAGTGGTTTTTGAGGAACTGCAGCATTTTGTCTCGCTGGAGTGCGTCACTTTTGTTGAAAAAAGGAATATCTTTGATGATATCWAAAACAATCATTGAAACTTCCATTTCACCGACATACCCAGATGTGTTGTAGGTTCGTTGCCTCTTTCTGTTGGSCAGATCAAGGGAATCCATTGGCTCATCCTTCTTTGCGAGTTCCTGTGAATCTCTGAATGCTTTGGTGGCCTGAAATGCTAATTTTAGGCATTTGTCTAACCCTTCTGGAGTGAGCTCCTCAGCATGTTCAATTTCATATTTTAGGTGGCTTTTGTACACCTGTCCTAATGTGTCAGCAATGTAAGAATTGTACATTTTCTGCTGTGCATCCTTGGCCCATTGCAGAGCAGATATATAATCCTTCTCTTTCAGATAGAAATGCCTTGCCAAAGCTTGTGGCAGAGTTGCGTTTTTGTCAAATCTCTTTGTTGCTCTTACAAGAACTTCTTTGATTTGGCTGATTCCCTCATCCGTCTGTATGTCTTCAATCAAAGGAGAGAACAGTGTATCTTTGTCATGTCCAAGTTCCTTTCTTTGCCGYGTGATCAGCATACTTTGGATGTTTTGAACCAGGATRTCCTTACCCATGCCAGATTTGTACAGCAAGTCACAGTGTAACAGATTGGTTGTTATTTCCCCCAGWTGAAGCTTGTGCTTTCCGGTGAGKACTTTGAGGCAATTACTTGCAATCMTTTGGTGTAGAAACCGAACTGCCTGATAGGTGCCGTGCTCTTCAATGTTGAAGTGGATCAGAAGCGTGGAGTATGGGTTCATTTTGTCSTCAAGTGTYTCTTTTCCCCACAGAGCATTCCTAATCCCCACAAACTCCTCACAGAGGGACAGGGCCATRTAGGAGCCGTTCACATATGTATTTAGCAAAGCTAAGAGTGAAAATAGCTGTCCTTCTTTTCTGGAGGTGTCAAGGTCTTTCAGGGTGTTGCACACCAGATTCTCTATGTACTTCTCACTGAAATTGTTTGTCATGATCATGAAGGCGTAGAACGTTTCAGGTTTYTGATGGTGACCTTTGAGCTCTTTCAGTTTCACCTCAAAGAAGCTCTGCTCTTTGGTGGAGAGTTTGTTGATCATGAAGACGTTGTCAAGTCGGCTGTTTMTRGAGCTCACTGCAGGAATCTGTGATCTCTCACAGTTCAGTATGATGACCATCAGAGTCTCAGGTTTTTTCTTCTCGTTGGCTGCACTTAGTATGCATCTCTGTAGGTCTTCAACGTCCTCCCAGTTGTCCACCAAGAGTAGAACAGGAGTATAACTCAACTGCTTCTCTTTGCCACAGGTCAGCAGGTGTGTGACTTGGACTGCGATCTCACTGTTCTGTRCTGTGGTGTTTTTCAGAACGGCACATCTGAATTTACATCTCAAGTTCCACAACACGTGCATGGCCAGTGTTGTTCCACCACAGCCTGGATGATGGAAGAGGTTTATTATTATGCATGGCGATGTGTACCCCTCTGTAGGTGTGATCAGGTTGTGAAGATCCTCATACTTGTCACGTTTGATGAATGGCAGACAACCTGGCCTCTCGGACAAGTAGAAGTTCCACCAAGTCACTTGTCCGCCTCTGTAAAAGTCCTCCTCTGTGTTGGTCTTGAATTCCTCAAAAGTGTCCTTGGTTTCAATTTCAGTGTTCTCACATTCATTTTCACTCAGTATATCAAGTACCGTCATCAGCTCTTCGTCTTTTTGTGTCAGGAGGACCGAACTGGAGCCAGAAGATGGCAGATATCTCCTAGAGGACCGTGTCTGAGGTTCTTTGATTTTCCTGATGGTGCAGTCGATTTCATTCAGGCTCAATTCGTRGATACATTTACTGGTGATATCCACTTTGCAGCGAGTATTTATCATGTCTCTCCATTGACTGAATACATTTGAATCTTTGCATATGCAGAGCATATTATCCTCACCCTCAAGAGTGCGATAGATCGCACAAAAGGCCTCAAGTATAGGGCTTGAGATGTCAGTGACTCCTGAGTGAAGCATGAACACCACAAGTAATCTGTCTTTCGACAAGACATCTGGATTGCAGAGAAATGAAACCATATCGCTGATTTCTCCAGCACGTTTCTTCAGCCATTCACTGGTAGTGAAAGGTCWGTCTGCTTCACTGACCTCATTTGCTCGACCATTACAAAAGACCCAGCTTGTCTGCTTAAACAAGTTCAGCTTTCCGATAACAGTGGAGACACTGTCATTGGTATTGTACATTCGAGGGTAGTGAAGATTAGCTATGCGATCTGCTCTGTAGAAACTGCATGTCCCGTTCATGTCAGATTCTGGGTCAAACTCGAGCACTGCAAACAACTTCATCTCTTTCAAAAAACCCAAATGTTCAAGTTGACTGGGGTGGCACTTGTTTGTGACAACTATAACTTGCAATGAGTTTTCAAGTKTGTCTCTCCCATGAGTTATCAATTGTTTTAGCCTCTGTCCTTGGTGGTTTTGGTTGGGCAGCTGACAGTTGCTCTCCTCTTTTGACTTGCGTGCTGATGACCAATATTTGACTTCCTCTGTCAAACCTCTCATCTTCTCCTGAAGACTTCTGGGATTATTGTCTGCAAGAATGTTGATGCTCTTTGGGCCTTGTCGAATAAATAGACATTCAGTTTTGTATTCTTCTCCATTTAGTTCAGATATTATTGAGGTATAGAAAAGCTTCTCTTGAGTCTGTGAATAACTTGGGACAACATCAACTTCTATCACCCACTTGTCTGAAGTCGCGCCATCTAGACGTTGAACCTGAAAGAATTTTGGAGGCCTGATGCATGCTCTTGCGATGTTTGTTTCTTCTCCAAAGTGTTCCTTGAGACGCAAGTCAAACTTGTCTGTATACATATTGAATGATGGCAGGTTTTGCCCAATCACCTGTCCATGCATGTGACCGGGCCCGCCTGTCACCCCAAAATGAATGGTCCCATTGGTGCGAGAGTTCATGCAGGCTGcggaaaaacaaaacacattgttGCTGAACTTTACCAGGATATCTATCTCACTGGCTTCCTCTGTGCTTGGAAGGATCTTGTACTCATGTACCGGGTCAATGAGATTGCTTGGACCGGATTCAGGGGGGAGGGTATCATTTTGTATGTATGTGAACGATGGGTCGTTTTTGTCAAAGGGACGTGGGGGACATATCCTCTTCTCCAGATTCTGAGTAGTTTCTCTCCAGTGGTCAACTGATGAGATGGAAGTCTCACTTTGTCTCGTATTGTCCTCCATATTTCCATAAGCTGGAATGGATTCCGACTCTCCCATTGGCAGTTGAATGGGGGATGCAACATCTGAATCggaatgtctcagttcttccactGATGTCCATGAAGAGCTTAGACTTGGAGCCACTGACTCCGATTTCACACTGTCAGAATCCAGAGTTTCCTCATGTGACCCCATCCTAGCTTCTGGTATGGCTCTATATCTAAATCTCTCCTGTCTTCTGAAGGGGTCACTCTCAGGGGATCTCATGCTTCTCCCTACACTCTCCAAGTCATTTCTCAGTATCTCTACATTTTTTATGATTTGAATCGCAGGCCCAAACTTAACACCTAAATCAGTCAAGTCCTGTTTCTCAATGCAAACCAGGCTCTCACGTCTTACAGTTCTCTAATAGCCAAAGTGGATGAAAAGTAATCTGGTTACTCTCTCCTATGGTCCAGGGAATACACAAGATCCAGACACCTCCGCCTCGATGACTCAGCAGTGGTTGCACATGCAGTATCATTTCATTGACAGTCATTCCAACCGAACTTCAGCTTCTCATATGAACTTGTGATTTGAATAGTGTTATGGTTATTTGACAACGGCTTACTTCCCAAACATTACTATGAAAAGAAAACAGAACCTATTCATTGCCTATCCCTTCATCAAACATGGCGTAGACTGAATGAAAGCTTGCTCTTTCTCATTTCCAGAGGACACATTATATACCAGGatgtgactgtaactgtgtactgTCAGACTCTGCTACGTCAAATAAGATTTTCCCTCAGGAGCCAGTCTTGATTTTTCAGTACGCTATTTGAGTAAACTTGGAACTTCCGTCACCCACGGATGTATGTTCGATTTATACATGTCAGAATCTCAGTTATTGCATGAGAAATTATTCGGTACGATTATTATGCATAACTAGCTAAATTAATTAGGCTTCATTCATTTGTAATAATTAGACTAATTACAGCAATATTTTATTGTTTAGAAAACATGTTGTGTAGACATAACGAGAATATATCCAAGACAGATCCTTACCACTTCAGAGTCCTAACTTACTCATATCGCAGTTTGACAAGGTGGCTCTTAGATCCTGTGCCAGCCACCAGAAATATCAGTAACCGTTTCCCCGCAGGATTCTTTGACAATGAAACACTAACTCGTTACGTATTCTGGGCCGCACTAGAAGGTGCCAATTTAACCCCAGAAGCAACTAATACAGGAAAAATATGGTCTATTTAGTAGCTCACAGCTAGTAGATCCTTAGCCTGCGTCCTGACAGAGGTGTTGAGGGCTGTGATTCGAATGNNNNNNNNNNNNNNNNNNNNNNNNNNNNNNNNNNNNNNNNNNNNNNNNNNNNNNNNNNNNNNNNNNNNNNNNNNNNNNNNNNNNNNNNNNNNNNNNNNNNNNNNNNNNNNNNNNNNNNNNNNNNNNNNNNNNNNNNNNNNNNNNNNNNNNNNNNNNNNNNNNNNNNNNNNNNNNNNNNNNNNNNNNNNNNNNNNNNNNNNNNNNNNNNNNNNNNNNNNNNNNNNNNNNNNNNNNNNNNNNNNNNNNNNNNNNN
Proteins encoded in this window:
- the LOC112075342 gene encoding sterile alpha motif domain-containing protein 9; the protein is MRSPESDPFRRQERFRYRAIPEARMGSHEETLDSDSVKSESVAPSLSSSWTSVEELRHSDSDVASPIQLPMGESESIPAYGNMEDNTRQSETSISSVDHWRETTQNLEKRICPPRPFDKNDPSFTYIQNDTLPPESGPSNLIDPVHEYKILPSTEEASEIDILVKFSNNVFCFSAACMNSRTNGTIHFGVTGGPGHMHGQVIGQNLPSFNMYTDKFDLRLKEHFGEETNIARACIRPPKFFQVQRLDGATSDKWVIEVDVVPSYSQTQEKLFYTSIISELNGEEYKTECLFIRQGPKSINILADNNPRSLQEKMRGLTEEVKYWSSARKSKEESNCQLPNQNHQGQRLKQLITHGRDXLENSLQVIVVTNKCHPSQLEHLGFLKEMKLFAVLEFDPESDMNGTCSFYRADRIANLHYPRMYNTNDSVSTVIGKLNLFKQTSWVFCNGRANEVSEADXPFTTSEWLKKRAGEISDMVSFLCNPDVLSKDRLLVVFMLHSGVTDISSPILEAFCAIYRTLEGEDNMLCICKDSNVFSQWRDMINTRCKVDITSKCIXELSLNEIDCTIRKIKEPQTRSSRRYLPSSGSSSVLLTQKDEELMTVLDILSENECENTEIETKDTFEEFKTNTEEDFYRGGQVTWWNFYLSERPGCLPFIKRDKYEDLHNLITPTEGYTSPCIIINLFHHPGCGGTTLAMHVLWNLRCKFRCAVLKNTTXQNSEIAVQVTHLLTCGKEKQLSYTPVLLLVDNWEDVEDLQRCILSAANEKKKPETLMVIILNCERSQIPAVSSXNSRLDNVFMINKLSTKEQSFFEVKLKELKGHHQKPETFYAFMIMTNNFSEKYIENLVCNTLKDLDTSRKEGQLFSLLALLNTYVNGSYMALSLCEEFVGIRNALWGKETLXDKMNPYSTLLIHFNIEEHGTYQAVRFLHQXIASNCLKVLTGKHKLXLGEITTNLLHCDLLYKSGMGKDILVQNIQSMLITRQRKELGHDKDTLFSPLIEDIQTDEGISQIKEVLVRATKRFDKNATLPQALARHFYLKEKDYISALQWAKDAQQKMYNSYIADTLGQVYKSHLKYEIEHAEELTPEGLDKCLKLAFQATKAFRDSQELAKKDEPMDSLDLXNRKRQRTYNTSGYVGEMEVSMIVXDIIKDIPFFNKSDALQRDKMLQFLKNHLPVXDFHETTNSTNDQFIAVLADHEKFLVSLKPRLKEMFSFFENYFTYLKPRSIEKETAEDRNKRKVSGHFKKYIHIFCSSGEERXSERASXPKLSIRQEIEEQRNYLEQKRADSFAGLLQYLNEKNGNQIELILKKWQFIVQNSTRKLMADRINFILANIVLHCIKXSSTLLKRYEELVSLLNEALQEEGTHSNCTELYYLSMLLMWPRKDNLLESTTTXKNIGTYVTSSKKSFHRRFSHXFXAKSCIAHFYLGKSRGLRRIIHKGXLDXXLYKEGPKTSHKKASSKDRPPNPHQLWQSGAIWRDPEIQNLLLRVKGKTENGDIYVYYXGNLKISVRPVYLGGVRSGCSTEEVSFYLGFTMEGPVAYDIKYENDQ